The following are encoded together in the Pseudomonas sp. KBS0710 genome:
- the rplQ gene encoding 50S ribosomal protein L17 has product MRHRKSGRHLSRTSSHRKAMFQNMAVSLFEHELIKTTLPKAKELRRVAEPLITLAKTDSLANRRLVFDRTRSKAIVGKLFNDLGKRYATREGGYLRILKCGFRTGDNAPMAYVELVDRATAGEAVSAE; this is encoded by the coding sequence ATGCGTCATCGTAAAAGTGGTCGTCACCTGAGCCGTACCAGCTCGCACCGCAAGGCCATGTTTCAAAACATGGCGGTGTCGCTGTTCGAGCACGAGCTGATCAAAACTACACTGCCGAAAGCTAAAGAACTGCGTCGCGTTGCTGAGCCGCTGATCACTTTGGCCAAGACAGACAGCCTGGCTAACCGCCGTTTGGTTTTCGACCGTACTCGTTCGAAAGCTATCGTTGGTAAGCTCTTCAACGACCTGGGCAAGCGTTACGCTACCCGTGAGGGTGGCTACCTGCGCATCCTCAAGTGCGGCTTCCGCACTGGCGACAATGCGCCTATGGCGTATGTCGAGTTGGTTGATCGTGCTACTGCCGGCGAAGCTGTAAGCGCCGAGTAA
- the rpoA gene encoding DNA-directed RNA polymerase subunit alpha, translating to MQISVNEFLTPRHIDVQVVSPTRAKITLEPLERGFGHTLGNALRRILLSSMPGCAVVEAEIDGVLHEYSAIEGVQEDVIEILLNLKGLAIKLHGRDEVTLTLSKKGSGVVTAADIQLDHDVEIVNPDHVIANLASNGALNMKLTVARGRGYEPADSRQSDEDESRSIGRLQLDSSFSPVRRIAYVVENARVEQRTNLDKLVIDLETNGTLDPEEAIRRAATILQQQLAAFVDLKGDSEPVVIEQEDEIDPILLRPVDDLELTVRSANCLKAENIYYIGDLIQRTEVELLKTPNLGKKSLTEIKDVLASRGLSLGMRLDNWPPASLKKDDKATA from the coding sequence ATGCAGATTTCGGTAAATGAGTTCCTGACACCCCGCCACATTGATGTGCAGGTTGTCAGTCCAACCCGCGCCAAGATCACTCTCGAGCCTCTCGAGCGTGGTTTTGGCCACACCCTGGGCAACGCGCTGCGCCGCATCCTGTTGTCCTCAATGCCCGGCTGTGCAGTAGTCGAGGCCGAGATTGACGGTGTGCTCCACGAGTACAGCGCCATCGAAGGTGTACAGGAAGACGTAATTGAAATCCTGTTGAACCTTAAAGGTCTGGCTATCAAGCTGCACGGCCGTGACGAAGTTACGCTGACCTTGTCGAAGAAGGGTTCGGGGGTGGTTACCGCTGCCGATATTCAGCTGGATCATGATGTCGAGATCGTTAATCCCGATCACGTAATCGCTAACCTGGCGTCTAACGGCGCCCTGAACATGAAGCTCACCGTAGCTCGTGGTCGTGGTTATGAACCGGCCGACTCGCGTCAGAGCGATGAAGACGAAAGCCGCAGCATTGGTCGCTTGCAGCTTGACTCTTCGTTCAGCCCGGTTCGCCGTATCGCATACGTGGTGGAAAACGCCCGTGTCGAGCAGCGTACTAACCTGGACAAGCTGGTTATTGATCTGGAAACCAACGGTACTCTGGATCCTGAAGAGGCTATCCGCCGCGCTGCAACCATCCTGCAACAGCAGTTGGCTGCGTTCGTCGACCTCAAAGGTGACAGCGAACCAGTGGTAATCGAGCAGGAAGACGAGATCGATCCGATCCTGCTTCGCCCGGTTGACGATCTGGAACTGACTGTACGTTCGGCTAACTGCCTTAAGGCGGAAAACATTTACTACATCGGCGACCTGATTCAGCGTACCGAAGTAGAACTGTTGAAGACTCCGAACCTGGGCAAGAAATCCTTGACTGAAATCAAGGACGTTCTGGCCTCCCGCGGTCTGTCCCTCGGCATGCGCCTCGACAACTGGCCGCCTGCAAGTCTTAAGAAGGACGACAAGGCGACTGCCTGA
- the rpsD gene encoding 30S ribosomal protein S4, whose translation MARYIGPKCKLARREGTDLFLKSGVRAIESKCNIEAAPGIHGQRRGRQSDYGTQLREKQKVRRIYGVLERQFSGYYKEAAGKKGATGENLLQLLECRLDNVVYRMGFGSTRAESRQLVSHKSVSVNGQTVNVPSYQVRAGDVVAIREKAKNQLRIVQALDLCAQRGRVEWVEVDTEKKSGVFKNVPARSDLSADINESLIVELYSK comes from the coding sequence ATGGCTCGTTACATTGGTCCAAAATGCAAACTCGCTCGTCGCGAAGGCACCGATCTCTTCTTGAAGAGCGGCGTGCGCGCGATCGAATCGAAGTGCAACATTGAAGCAGCACCTGGTATCCACGGCCAACGCCGCGGTCGCCAGTCCGATTACGGCACCCAACTGCGTGAAAAGCAGAAGGTCCGTCGTATCTACGGCGTTCTCGAGCGTCAGTTCAGCGGCTACTACAAAGAAGCTGCTGGCAAGAAAGGTGCAACCGGTGAAAACCTGCTGCAACTGCTCGAATGCCGTCTGGACAACGTTGTATACCGTATGGGCTTTGGTTCGACTCGTGCCGAATCCCGTCAGCTGGTATCGCACAAATCCGTCAGCGTAAACGGCCAAACCGTTAACGTGCCGTCTTACCAGGTTCGTGCTGGTGACGTGGTCGCGATTCGCGAGAAAGCAAAAAACCAACTTCGCATTGTCCAAGCTCTCGATCTGTGTGCCCAACGTGGCCGCGTAGAATGGGTAGAAGTAGACACTGAGAAGAAGTCGGGCGTTTTCAAGAACGTTCCTGCTCGCAGTGATCTGTCCGCCGACATCAACGAAAGCCTGATTGTCGAGCTCTACTCCAAGTAA
- the rpsK gene encoding 30S ribosomal protein S11: MAKPAARPRKKVKKTVVDGIAHIHASFNNTIVTITDRQGNALSWATSGGSGFRGSRKSTPFAAQVAAERAGQAALEYGLKNLDVNVKGPGPGRESAVRALNGCGYKIASITDVTPIPHNGCRPPKKRRV; this comes from the coding sequence ATGGCAAAACCTGCTGCTCGTCCTCGTAAAAAAGTTAAAAAGACAGTGGTTGATGGCATCGCCCACATCCATGCATCTTTTAACAACACCATCGTGACCATCACCGACCGTCAAGGTAACGCGCTGTCTTGGGCTACCTCTGGTGGTTCGGGTTTCCGCGGTTCCCGCAAGTCCACCCCGTTTGCTGCTCAAGTAGCTGCTGAACGTGCTGGTCAAGCTGCGCTGGAATACGGCCTGAAAAACCTCGACGTTAACGTCAAAGGTCCAGGTCCAGGTCGTGAGTCTGCTGTCCGTGCTTTGAACGGCTGTGGCTATAAGATCGCCAGCATCACCGACGTGACGCCAATCCCGCACAACGGGTGCCGTCCGCCGAAGAAGCGCCGCGTGTAA
- the rpsM gene encoding 30S ribosomal protein S13 has product MARIAGVNIPDNKHTVISLTYIYGVGRTTAQKICADTGVNPAAKIKDLSDEQIELLRGEVAKFTTEGDLRREINMKIKRLMDLGCYRGLRHRRGLPVRGQRTKTNARTRKGPRKPIRK; this is encoded by the coding sequence ATGGCCCGTATTGCAGGCGTTAACATTCCAGATAACAAGCACACTGTTATCTCGCTGACCTACATCTATGGTGTTGGTCGCACTACTGCGCAGAAAATTTGCGCAGACACTGGGGTAAACCCAGCCGCAAAGATCAAAGATCTGAGCGACGAGCAGATTGAGCTGTTGCGTGGCGAAGTGGCGAAGTTCACCACTGAAGGTGACCTGCGTCGCGAAATCAACATGAAAATCAAGCGTTTGATGGACCTCGGTTGCTACCGTGGTCTGCGTCATCGTCGTGGTCTTCCAGTACGCGGTCAGCGTACCAAGACTAACGCGCGTACCCGTAAAGGTCCGCGTAAGCCGATCCGCAAGTAA